The sequence GCCGCTGCTACAATCCATGCTGTGTCTAAGCCGACGATTCAGCTGATTCCTGCCACCGACCCCCAGGCCTACAACGATGTGGTGGCCACCATGCCCCTGAGCAGTCCGCTGCAGGGCTGGGGCTACGGCGAGGCGCGGCGGGTGCTGGGGCAGCAGCCGGAGCGTTACCTGCTGCAGCGTGCCGGAGAGACAGTAGGAGCCGTGCAGCTGATTCGCAAGCGGCTGATTCCCGGATTCTCCACCCTGTATGCCCCGCGTGGCCCGGCCATTTTGGATACCGACCTGCTGCCGGAATTCGGCCAGGCCGTGCAGGCGGTGCGCCGGCCGACCGATACCCTCCTCAAAATCGAGCCGCCGCTGATGCTGCCCGCGAATGAGGGCGACGGCAACATCCCGCCGCAGTTCGGCCCCTTCATGCGTTCGGCCACTGAGCAGCCTGAGCACACCATCATCAAGCGGCTGGATGCCAGCGAAAAAGACCTGTTCGCCGGCCTGCATTCCATGGCCCGCCGCAATGTCCGCGCCGCTGAGAAGCGCGGCGTGGTGGCGCAGCGCGACACCGACTTTGAAGGGTTCTGGGAAATCTTTACGGCCACCAACGAGCGGGCCAAGCTGGGCGCTTTCCCCCGCGCCTACTACGAGACCATGCTGAGTGAAGGGAGCAAGTACGGCGGCGAAAGCTACCTGCTGCTCTCGCGCCACGAGGGCCGCGCCCTGGCCGGCGGCTTTTTCCTGGCCCTGGGCGACACCACCTGCTACCTGTACGGCGGCAGCGTCCGCGACGACCGCCCGACCGCCGACGGCTCGCCCCGCAAGGACGCCAAGGCCCCCGATGCCTTTTACTGGAACGCCCTGCTGGA is a genomic window of Deinococcus proteolyticus MRP containing:
- a CDS encoding lipid II:glycine glycyltransferase FemX, with product MSKPTIQLIPATDPQAYNDVVATMPLSSPLQGWGYGEARRVLGQQPERYLLQRAGETVGAVQLIRKRLIPGFSTLYAPRGPAILDTDLLPEFGQAVQAVRRPTDTLLKIEPPLMLPANEGDGNIPPQFGPFMRSATEQPEHTIIKRLDASEKDLFAGLHSMARRNVRAAEKRGVVAQRDTDFEGFWEIFTATNERAKLGAFPRAYYETMLSEGSKYGGESYLLLSRHEGRALAGGFFLALGDTTCYLYGGSVRDDRPTADGSPRKDAKAPDAFYWNALLDAQRHGYRVFDFWGIPRELDESKHSYGVFKMKLKFSEERVWFPAYDLPLNAAAPAIVKALRWRKTQNNLRKRGTADDVL